In Aphelocoma coerulescens isolate FSJ_1873_10779 chromosome 25, UR_Acoe_1.0, whole genome shotgun sequence, a genomic segment contains:
- the LOC138098595 gene encoding methanethiol oxidase-like isoform X1, translated as MLSNPGGQLHVPHSPRAEFSWPGAPGRSQPLCRDAPSPGPLPAGHSPISPGCAQVIHRLPMPNLKDELHCAGWGPACGCFESGAAAKRTKLVLPCLISSRIYVVDVGSQCRAPRICKMIEPVDVFWKCNKGYLAVTHPLPNGDILIANMGDPAGNAKGGFVVLDGETFELKGNWENECEVPPSGYDFWYQPRHNVLVSSAGVVPKVAGRGFNPDDFKKGVFGRRLNVWNLSCRSLTQCFDLGEDSLPLNVRFLHNPDAAEGYVGCALSGVVFRFYKSCERDNWAVEEVIRIPPKDVSGWIMPKMPAFIADLIISPDDRFLFVSNWLHGDIRQYELSRNCKPRLVGQVFVGGSILRGGPVTVCRDEELKCQPEPLVVKCKRVYGGPSKMQLSLDGKRLYVTNSFYSTWDRQFYPSMVKEGSVMLQLDVDTDKGGLAVNKNFLVDFGKEPHGPCLAHEIRFPGGDSKSEILP; from the exons ATGCTGAGCAATCCCGGCGGGCAGCTGCACGTCCCTCATTCCCCGCGAGCAGAATTCTCCTGGCCGGGCGCTCCCGGCCGTTCGCAGCCCCTGTGCAGGGACGCCCCgagcccggggccgctcccggcggggcattccccaatttcccccggctgtgcccaggtgatcCACCGGCTGCCCATGCCCAACCTCAAGGACGAGCTGCACTGCGCGGGGTGGGGCCCCGCCTGCGGCTGCTTCGAGAGCGGCGCCGCGGCCAAAAGGACCAAGCTGGTGCTGCCCTGCCTCATCTCCTCCCGCATCTACGTGGTGGATGTGGGCTCCCAGTGCCGGGCGCCCCGGATCTGCAAG ATGATCGAGCCCGTGGATGTGTTCTGGAAGTGCAACAAGGGCTACCTGGCTGTCACGCACCCCCTGCCCAACGGGGACATCCTGATCGCCAACATGGGCGACCCCGCTGGCAACGCCAAAG GTGGCTTCGTGGTGCTGGACGGAGAGACCTTTGAGCTGAAGGGGAACTGGGAGAACGAGTGCGAGGTTCCCCCGAGCGGCTACGACTTCTGGTACCAGCCCCGGCACAACGTCCTGGTCAGCTCGGCCGGGGTGGTGCCCAAAGTGGCCGGGCGCGGCTTCAACCCCGATGACTTCAAGAAAG GGGTCTTCGGGCGCCGCCTGAACGTGTGGAACTTGTCCTGCCGCAGCCTCACGCAGTGCTTCGACCTGGGCGAGGATTCTCTGCCCCTGAACGTGCGCTTCCTGCACAACCCCGACGCCGCCGAGGGCTACGTGGGCTGTGCCCTGAGCGGGGTCGTCTTTCGCTTCTACAAATCCTGCGAG AGAGACAACTGGGCAGTGGAGGAGGTGATCCGCATCCCGCCCAAGGACGTGTCGGGCTGGATCATGCCCAAGATGCCAG CCTTCATCGCCGACCTCATCATCAGCCCGGACGATCGGTTCCTGTTCGTCAGCAATTGGCTGCACGGGGACATCCGCCAGTACGAGCTGAGCAGGAACTGCAAGCCCCGGCTGGTGGGGCAG GTGTTCGTGGGGGGCAGCATCCTGCGAGGGGGCCCCGTGACCGTGTGCAGGGACGAGGAGCTCAAGTGCCAGCCCGAGCCGCTGGTGGTCAAG TGCAAGCGCGTGTACGGCGGCCCCAGCAAGATGCAGCTGAGCCTGGACGGGAAGCGGCTCTACGTGACCAACTCCTTCTACAGCACCTGGGACCGGCAGTTCTACCCCAGCATGGTCAA GGAGGGCTCGGTGATGCTGCAGCTCGACGTGGACACGGACAAGGGCGGCCTGGCCGTGAACAAGAACTTCCTGGTGGATTTCGGGAAGGAGCCGCACGGGCCGTGCCTGGCGCACGAGATTCGCTTCCCCGGCGGCGATTCCAAGTCCGAGATCCTGCCCTAG
- the LOC138098595 gene encoding methanethiol oxidase-like isoform X2, translated as MPNLKDELHCAGWGPACGCFESGAAAKRTKLVLPCLISSRIYVVDVGSQCRAPRICKMIEPVDVFWKCNKGYLAVTHPLPNGDILIANMGDPAGNAKGGFVVLDGETFELKGNWENECEVPPSGYDFWYQPRHNVLVSSAGVVPKVAGRGFNPDDFKKGVFGRRLNVWNLSCRSLTQCFDLGEDSLPLNVRFLHNPDAAEGYVGCALSGVVFRFYKSCERDNWAVEEVIRIPPKDVSGWIMPKMPAFIADLIISPDDRFLFVSNWLHGDIRQYELSRNCKPRLVGQVFVGGSILRGGPVTVCRDEELKCQPEPLVVKCKRVYGGPSKMQLSLDGKRLYVTNSFYSTWDRQFYPSMVKEGSVMLQLDVDTDKGGLAVNKNFLVDFGKEPHGPCLAHEIRFPGGDSKSEILP; from the exons ATGCCCAACCTCAAGGACGAGCTGCACTGCGCGGGGTGGGGCCCCGCCTGCGGCTGCTTCGAGAGCGGCGCCGCGGCCAAAAGGACCAAGCTGGTGCTGCCCTGCCTCATCTCCTCCCGCATCTACGTGGTGGATGTGGGCTCCCAGTGCCGGGCGCCCCGGATCTGCAAG ATGATCGAGCCCGTGGATGTGTTCTGGAAGTGCAACAAGGGCTACCTGGCTGTCACGCACCCCCTGCCCAACGGGGACATCCTGATCGCCAACATGGGCGACCCCGCTGGCAACGCCAAAG GTGGCTTCGTGGTGCTGGACGGAGAGACCTTTGAGCTGAAGGGGAACTGGGAGAACGAGTGCGAGGTTCCCCCGAGCGGCTACGACTTCTGGTACCAGCCCCGGCACAACGTCCTGGTCAGCTCGGCCGGGGTGGTGCCCAAAGTGGCCGGGCGCGGCTTCAACCCCGATGACTTCAAGAAAG GGGTCTTCGGGCGCCGCCTGAACGTGTGGAACTTGTCCTGCCGCAGCCTCACGCAGTGCTTCGACCTGGGCGAGGATTCTCTGCCCCTGAACGTGCGCTTCCTGCACAACCCCGACGCCGCCGAGGGCTACGTGGGCTGTGCCCTGAGCGGGGTCGTCTTTCGCTTCTACAAATCCTGCGAG AGAGACAACTGGGCAGTGGAGGAGGTGATCCGCATCCCGCCCAAGGACGTGTCGGGCTGGATCATGCCCAAGATGCCAG CCTTCATCGCCGACCTCATCATCAGCCCGGACGATCGGTTCCTGTTCGTCAGCAATTGGCTGCACGGGGACATCCGCCAGTACGAGCTGAGCAGGAACTGCAAGCCCCGGCTGGTGGGGCAG GTGTTCGTGGGGGGCAGCATCCTGCGAGGGGGCCCCGTGACCGTGTGCAGGGACGAGGAGCTCAAGTGCCAGCCCGAGCCGCTGGTGGTCAAG TGCAAGCGCGTGTACGGCGGCCCCAGCAAGATGCAGCTGAGCCTGGACGGGAAGCGGCTCTACGTGACCAACTCCTTCTACAGCACCTGGGACCGGCAGTTCTACCCCAGCATGGTCAA GGAGGGCTCGGTGATGCTGCAGCTCGACGTGGACACGGACAAGGGCGGCCTGGCCGTGAACAAGAACTTCCTGGTGGATTTCGGGAAGGAGCCGCACGGGCCGTGCCTGGCGCACGAGATTCGCTTCCCCGGCGGCGATTCCAAGTCCGAGATCCTGCCCTAG
- the LOC138098418 gene encoding methanethiol oxidase-like, producing MEAESVPPQVESGTGKCGSCGPGYASPLDAMKGPREEIIYVPCIYRNTGKKIPDFLATVDVDPKSPCYSQVIHRLPMPNVGDELHHSGWNVCSSCFGDRGRSRNRLVLPGLISSRIYVVDVGTEPRAPRLCQVVNPEDVFWKCGLGYPHTSHCLGSGEVMISTLGDPAGNGKGGFILLDAETFEVKGTWEKGDEAPPMGYDFWYQPRHNVLISTEWGIPKVLGYGFDPNDLGKGRYGRRLNVWDWSTHRYIQAIDVGEDSAPLEIRFLHNPNASEGFVGCTISSAIHRFYKTERGDWAAEKVIQVPSKKVEGWLLPEMPGFITDILISLDDRFLYFSNWIHGDVRQYDISDTRRPKLVGQVFVGGSITKGGPVRVCEDEELQSQPEPFVIQGKKIPGGPQMLQLSLDGRRLYVSTSLFSAWDRQFYPELIRDGAVMLQLDVDTERGGLSVNPKFLVDFGKEPGGPCLAHEMRYPGGDCTSDIWV from the exons ATGGAAGCTGAATCCGTCCCTCCGCAGGTGGAATCCGGCACTG gaaaatgCGGATCCTGTGGTCCTGGCTACGCCTCCCCTCTGGATGCCATGAAAG GCCCTCGGGAAGAGATCATCTACGTGCCCTGCATCTACAGGAACACCGGGAAGAAAATTCCTGATTTTCTGGCCACGGTGGACgtggatcccaaatccccctgctACAGCCAG GTGATCCATCGGCTGCCCATGCCCAACGTGGGGGACGAGCTGCACCACTCGGGCTGGAAcgtctgcagcagctgcttcggGGACCGCGGCAGGAGCCGCAACCGCCTGGTGCTGCCCGGCCTCATCTCCTCGCGCATCTACGTGGTGGACGTGGGCACGGAGCCCCGGGCGCCGCGGCTGTGCCAG GTGGTGAATCCCGAGGATGTGTTCTGGAAGTGCGGCCTGGGATACCCCCACACCTCCCACTGCCTGGGAAGCGGAGAGGTCATGATCAGCACCTTGGGAGACCCAGCTGGAAACGGGAAAG GGGGATTCATCCTGCTGGACGCCGAGACCTTCGAGGTCAAGGGCACCTGGGAGAAGGGGGACGAGGCTCCCCCCATGGGCTACGACTTCTGGTACCAGCCCCGGCACAACGTCCTCATCAGCACCGAGTGGGGCATTCCCAAAGTCCTGGGATACGGATTCGATCCCAACGACCTCGGCAAAG GGCGTTACGGACGCCGGCTCAACGTGTGGGACTGGAGCACCCACAGGTACATCCAGGCCATCGACGTGGGCGAGGATTCGGCTCCGTTGGAAATCCGCTTCCTCCACAATCCCAACGCCTCCGAGGGCTTCGTGGGCTGCACCATCAGCAGCGCCATCCACCGCTTCTACAAGACCGAG CGCGGCGATTGGGCGGCCGAGAAGGTGATCCAGGTGCCCAGCAAGAAGGTGGAGGGCTGGCTCCTCCCGGAGATGCCAG GATTCATCACGGACATCCTGATCTCCCTGGACGACAGATTCCTGTACTTCAGCAACTGGATCCACGGGGACGTCCGGCAGTACGACATCTCCGACACGCGGCGGCCCAAACTCGTGGGCCAG GTGTTTGTGGGTGGCAGCATCACCAAGGGAGGGCCGGTGAGGGTGTGTGAGgatgaggagctgcagagccaaCCGGAGCCCTTCGTCATCCAG GGAAAGAAGATTCCCGGGGGGCCGCAGATGCTGCAGCTGAGCCTGGACGGGAGGAGGCTCTACGTGAGCACGTCCCTGTTCAGCGCCTGGGACCGGCAGTTCTACCCCGAGCTCATCAG GGACGGGGCCGTGATGCTGCAGCTGGACGTGGACACGGAGCGGGGCGGGCTGAGCGTGAATCCCAAATTCCTGGTGGATTTCGGGAAGGAGCCGGGCGGGCCCTGCCTGGCGCACGAGATGCGCTACCCGGGGGGGGACTGCACCTCCGACATCTGGGTGTGA